The genomic interval ACCGCCTCATAAAACTCGGCAGGAGTTCTGACGGGGTTATTGTTCACGTGTGTAATGAACGTGCCCGGCTGCAGACGGGCCGCCTGCGCCGGCGATCCCTCGGCCACCTTCATGACCAATACCCGCTGATAGACGAGTGTTTCCCCGCGTTGTCGCGCCGTCGAATAGTCGACCGATAAACCGCGCCAGGGGGCGTATCTTGGAACCGTTTCGACGATTCCTTCTTCGTCACGAACGGGCCATTTCGCCAACTTGACTTTGACCGACTCCAGTCGCTGCCGACCTCGCCGCCAGAGCGTCAAATCAATCTCGCTATCGGGAGGATGCAGACCGACCATGCGGACCAAATCGGAAGTCGACAGAACGGGCACGCCTTCCACTTTCACGACCACATCCGCATCGTCAATTTTCGCCACATCCGCAGGTGAACCGGGTTGAACTTTGACCACGGCCGCCGCCGATCGCTGGGGCAACCCGGTGTTCAAATGCAGAAAATCCACTGGAGACAATTCGCCCGGCGAGATGCCAATAATTCCGTATTCGACCTCATGCCCGTCAAGCAGGGTTCGAACAATCCGCCGCGTCAGCCCGTCAACGGGAATCGCAAACCCCGTTGACTGTTCGTAACCTTCAATCGCCGCCAGTGAAGTGCTGATGCCGATCAATTCGCCCTTCGAATTTAGAACCGGACCGCCGCTGGTTCCCAGGTTAAGACGGGCATCCAATTGCATGACCACGCCAAGCCGATAAAGCGTCGAGCTATTGACGTATTCTTCGCTGGTGGTCGCTTGCTTGCGCGACAGCGGAATCGGCTGACGCGTCAGATTGCTCACCAGCCCCCAACTGACACTCGCCGAACCATCTCGGGCGATTCCGTAGGGATTCCCAAGCAACAGCACGAATTGTCCCTTACGGGGTGGAGGCGCATTTTCCCAATTCACACTGGGAAACTCATCCGGCTTAACCCCGTTTCGGCCCCACTCCAATCGCAAGACGGCCAGATCGCTGCGTGGATCGGCCGCATAGATGGTGGCCAGACACCCACGTCGGTCCGAAAACCGGACTCGCAGCTCGGTCCCATCATCGGCAACATAATAGGGGCTGACAGGACCGCCACGTACGACATGCAAATTCGTCAGGACGTACCGCTCAGTGCTTTTGACGGGACTGACCAAAAAGCCCGCACCAAATTCATTGGGAATCTCATCCTGTTCCTCGACCATATCGGCACGACCAAACGCGCGATGCGTCGGCCCGGACCTGCTGCGCGGTGGTGGCGTGTGCCGGCCAATACTGACGACCGACGGCTCAACCCGCTCGACGATCTTGACGATTGTATCTTCGAACACGACTGCGGGATCTTGCGCGTGGATGTCGCACAGAACCCCGAACACGGCCATCCCAAACCCCGCCGCTCCGACCAACAACGCGAGCGCACTGTTTGGGCGTCGTCGTCGAAAATCGAACGATCGGAAATTCATGATGGCCGGCT from Schlesneria paludicola DSM 18645 carries:
- a CDS encoding trypsin-like peptidase domain-containing protein, whose protein sequence is MNFRSFDFRRRRPNSALALLVGAAGFGMAVFGVLCDIHAQDPAVVFEDTIVKIVERVEPSVVSIGRHTPPPRSRSGPTHRAFGRADMVEEQDEIPNEFGAGFLVSPVKSTERYVLTNLHVVRGGPVSPYYVADDGTELRVRFSDRRGCLATIYAADPRSDLAVLRLEWGRNGVKPDEFPSVNWENAPPPRKGQFVLLLGNPYGIARDGSASVSWGLVSNLTRQPIPLSRKQATTSEEYVNSSTLYRLGVVMQLDARLNLGTSGGPVLNSKGELIGISTSLAAIEGYEQSTGFAIPVDGLTRRIVRTLLDGHEVEYGIIGISPGELSPVDFLHLNTGLPQRSAAAVVKVQPGSPADVAKIDDADVVVKVEGVPVLSTSDLVRMVGLHPPDSEIDLTLWRRGRQRLESVKVKLAKWPVRDEEGIVETVPRYAPWRGLSVDYSTARQRGETLVYQRVLVMKVAEGSPAQAARLQPGTFITHVNNNPVRTPAEFYEAVKKTQGIVTLKLSEDAPGTLSARSVQIRD